The Muribaculum intestinale genome includes the window CTCCGGTGCGCTGCTTAACCGTGCAGTAGTGCGCTATGACAGTCTTTCCGATTCCCGTACGCTTGCCACCGGTATTGTCGTGCACCGACAGAATCCGGACGGAAGTATGTGGGATTCTGATTTAAATATCATAGCCTATGCCGATTCTACCGACAATCCATGTGCCGGCAACGGCGTGATATATATCGGAGCCTTTATCCCGGCGTCGGGTGACGCCACACATCCGACAGTAGCTTTTCTTCCATTGCCGGAAATGAAAGCCGACGCTATCGGACATATGGCGTTGCTCAGCAGTTATGCTCCGGGAAGTGACTACGTGTATTATTGGGGAGCGGGATGGAGCAAGCATGACATACCGACACCTGAATATTGGATGGACCTCATGCAGTCGTTTGCGCGCCGAATCAACTCACCTCTGGAGGTAACAGTATTAAACAAGCTCTAATAATAGAAATAAATAATGGAAGAAGTATTTAAATATATCATCGGTCTGGGTGCGGCCGTGATGATGCCCATTATCTTTACGATACTCGGGCTATGTATCGGCATCAGACTGGGTGACGCTCTTAAGAGCGGCCTTAAAGTCGGAGTCGGTTTTGTCGGGCTGAGTATTGTGACAGCCCTTCTGACTACCACTCTCGGACCTGCGCTCGACGGAGTGGTCGAGATATACGATCTGCAGCTGCATGTGTTTGACATGGGCTGGCCCGCGGCTGCGGCTGTCGCCTACAACACTGCGGTGGGTGCGTTTATCATTCCGGTGTGTCTGGGTGTCAACCTTCTGATGCTGGTGACACGCACTACACGCACCGTCAACATCGATCTCTGGAACTATTGGCATTTCGCCTTTATCGGAGCTGTGGTATACTTTGCCAGCGGCTCGCTTGCAACGGGATTCTTCGGAGCTATCGTATGCTATATAATCACACTGGTGATTGCCGATATGACTGCCTCAAAATTCCAGCAGTTCTACAAAGGCATGGATGGCATTTCTATCCCGCAGCCATTCTGTGCCGGTTTTGCTCCATTCGCGTGGATTATCAACAAGGCTCTTGACCGGATTCCCGGTATGAATCGTCTGGAGATTGACGCCGAGGGACTTAAAAAGAAATTCGGACTTCTCGGCGAACCGCTTTTCCTGGGAGTGGTGGTCGGCATAGGTATAGGTTGCCTTACATGTCGCTCATTTGGCGAGATTGCCGACAGGATTCCTTACATCCTCGGCCTCGGCATAAAGATGGGTGCCGTGATGGAGCTTATACCGCGCATAACGGTGCTCTTTATCGAAGGGCTTAAGCCGATATCCGACGCTACGCGTTCGCTGATAGCGCGTAAGTTCAAGGGCGCCGAGGGACTCTCCATCGGTATGAGTCCGGCTCTTGTCATCGGACACCCCACCACGCTTGTCGTGTCGTTGCTCCTTATACCTGTGACATTGCTCCTCGCCGTGGTTCTGCCGGGTAACCAGTTTCTTCCTCTGGCCTCGCTTGCCGGCATGTTCTATGTGTTTCCACTCGTACTCCCGTTTACCAAGGGCAATGTAGTGAAGACTTTCATCGTAGGCCTGGTGGTGATGGTGATAGCGCTTTATTCGGTTACAGCACTCGCATCGTGGTTCTCGCTTGCGGCCCGCGACGTATATGCCGCTACCGGCGACAGTGCCGTGGCCATACCTCAGGGCTTCGAGGGTGGAAGCCTTGATTTTGCCGGCAGCCCGATGGCATGGATTGTATTTCAGTTCACTAATAATATGGGTTATATAGGTGTCGGACTGATATCACTTCTGACCATGGGTCTGGTGGCATGGAACCGATTCAGAATAGCCGGTTTATCTTCAGCCCGTGAGCCCGAAACAGTATAATAGACTCAAGTTATAACATACAGCAATAATGAAAAAAAATTTAACATTGGCCCTCGCTATGACAGCAATTGCAGCCTCCGCACAGACCAGTTATAGTATACTCCGCGCATGCCATCCCGATGATGTGAAGCATTATGATACAGACCAGTTGCGTTCGCACTTCATGATGCCCAAGGTAATGGAGCAGGACAAAGTCAATCTTACCTATTCGCTCTACGACCGTATTGTGTACGGCGGAGTTGTTCCGGTGGAAAAGGCTGTTGAACTCGAGTCAATCGAGCCTCTGAAATCGCAGTACTTTCTTGAACGTCGCGAACTGGGTGTGATAAATGTCGGCGGCGACGGTATCGTAAGTGTCGACGGCAAGGAGTATGAATTGCACTTCAAGGACGCGCTCTATGTGGGGCGCGGCAACAAGAATGTTACATTTCGCTCGAAAGATGCCGCCAATCCCGCACGTTTCTATCTCAATTCCACTCCTGCCCACAAAGCCTACAAGACCCAGCTCGTGACTATCGACGGACGCAAGGGCTCAATCAAGGCCAACTCTTTTGCCGCCGGAAAGATGGAGGAGAGCAACGACAGAGTAATCAATCAGCTCATCGTGTCGAATGTGCTTGAAGAGGGTCCATGCCAGCTGCAGATGGGACTGACCGAACTGAAGCCAGGCAGCGTGTGGAACACTATGCCGGCACATACCCACGACCGCCGTGTCGAGGTGTATTTTTACTTCAATGTGCCTGAAGGTAATGCCATATGCCATCTTATGGGCGAGCCTCAGGAGAACCGTCTTATCTGGCTCCACAACGAGCAGGCTGTTATGGCTCCCGAATGGAGCATTCATGCTGCGGCCGGCACAAGCAACTATATGTTCATCTGGGGCATGGGTGGAGAAAATCTTGACTACGGTGACATGGACAAGGTGACTTATCTTGAAATGCGCTGAAAATAGACTGTATCGGGTTCTATTCAGAAGACAGTTAATGCCGGAGACGCTGAAATCTCCGGCATTTTTTGCACGTGCGCGCATATTTGCCTGAACAAATAAATATTAGTAACTTTGCGGAACTTTTTAAAGCTATTCAGATTACACTAATATCATCCGTCATATAGTATGAGCAAGAAATTTAACGAGTACGACAAGCTCAACCTCTCTGAGGTAAACCGTCAGGTGCTTCAGGGCTGGAACGACGAGCACTTGTTTGAGCAGAGCATGAAGGTGCGCGAGGGCGCTCCGTCGTTTGTGTTCTATGAGGGTCCCCCTTCAGCCAACGGAATGCCTGGCATTCATCATGTTATCGCTCGTACTATCAAGGATACTTTCTGCCGCTACAAGACCATGAAGGGCTTCCAGGTGAAGCGTAAGGCCGGCTGGGATACCCACGGTCTGCCTGTTGAGCTCGGCGTGGAGAAAAGCCTCGGCATAAAGAAGACTGATATCGGTACAAAAATTTCGGTCGACGAATACAATGCAGCCTGCCGCCGCGAGGTCATGAAATATACCCGCGAGTGGGAGAATCTTACCAATTCGATGGGATACTGGGTCGATATGAACGATCCGTATATCACCTACGACAACCGCTTTATCGAGTCGGTGTGGTGGCTTCTCAGCCAACTACATAAGAAAGGCTATCTTTACAAGGGCTATACAATCCAGCCCTATTCGCCTGCGGCCGGAACCGGTCTCAGCAGCCATGAACTGAACCAGCCGGGCTGCTACCGTGATGTGAAGGATACTACAGTAACCGCACAGTTCGTAATCGAAGAGCCGAAGCCCGAGATGGCGGAATGGGGCACACCGGTGTTCCTCGCCTGGACAACTACTCCCTGGACTCTACCCTCGAACACCGCTCTGTGTGTGGGTCCCAAGATTGAGTATGCCCTTGTGCGCACTTTCAACCCCTATACAGGCGACAAGATTTCGGCCATCATGGCAAAAGACCGTGTGGCCGCATACTTCAAGCCCGAAGGTGCCGAGGCCGAGATGGTATACACGCCCGGCGACAAGGTGGTTCCTTACCGAGTGGCAGCCGTATATGCCGCCTCCGACCTTATCGGCATGCGTTACCGTCAGTTGATGCCTTGGGTGAAGCCTTGCGAGAAGGTGAACCATCTGGCGCCGGAGTTTGTGCGCGGGTATGCCTCCGCACATCCCGACAAGACATTTACCGCCGGCCGCGATACTTTCGTGGAACTTGCCGATGAGGCTTTCCGTGTAATTCCGGGCGACTATGTTACGACCGAGGACGGCACGGGTATCGTGCATATCGCTCCGACATTCGGTGCCGACGACGCCAAGGTGGCCAAGGCAGCCGGAGTGCCGGGCCTTTATATGGTGACTCCCAAGGGTGAGACTCGCCCGATGGTTGACCTTACCGGAAAATATTATACGGTCGACGAGCTTGCGCCCTCTTTCGTAGAGGCTTGTGTCGATACATCCGCATATACCCGCCATGCCGGAGAGTATGTGAAGAATGCCTACGACCCGCGCTTTAATCCCGACGGAAAATACGATGAGGCTGTCGCAGCCAAGGCCGAGGACCTCAATATTGTGATAGCGATGGAGATGAAGAAGGCCGGCGAGGCTTTCCGCATCGAAAAGCATGTGCACAACTATCCACATTGCTGGCGCACCGACAAGCCGGTGTTGTATTATCCGCTCGACAGTTGGTTTATACGTACTACCGCGGCCCGCGAGGCACTTATGGCCAACAACAAGACAATAAAATGGAAGCCCGAGGCTACCGGGACAGGCCGATTCGGCAAGTGGCTTGAAAATCTCCAGGACTGGAATCTGAGCCGCAGCCGCTATTGGGGCACTCCGCTCCCGATATGGCGCAATGCCGACGGTACCGAGGAGATATGTATTGACTCGGTGGCCACTCTCTATAGCGAAATTGACAAGGCTGTAGAGGCCGGGGTGATGAAGAGCAATCCTTACCGCGACCGTGGATTCGTGCCGGGCGATTATTCTAAGGATAACTATGAGAAAATAGACCTCCATCGTCCGTATGTCGACGATATCGTGCTGGTAAGTCCTACCGGACAGCCTATGCACCGCGAACTCGACCTTATCGACGTATGGTTTGACTCAGGCTCGATGCCTTATGCCCAGATTCACTATCCGTTTGAGAATAAGGATGCATTTGACCGCGGTGATCTTTTCCCTGCCGACTTTATCGCCGAGGGTGTCGACCAGACTCGCGGATGGTTCTTTACTCTTCATGCCATTGCCGGCATGGTGTTTGACTCCGTGGCATACAAGGCTGTGGTGTCCAACGGGCTCGTGCTTGACAAAAACGGCAACAAGATGTCGAAGCGTCTCGGCAACGCTGTCGACCCGTTCAAGGCCATAGAGACTTACGGTTCCGATCCCTTGCGTTGGTATATGATCAGCAACTCGTCGCCATGGGACAATCTCAAGTATGACCCCGCAGGCGTGGAGGAGACTGTGCGCAAGTTCTTCGGAACACTATTCAATACATATTCCTTCTTCGCTCTTTACGCCAATGTCGACGGATTTGACAATTCCCAGCCGCAGATACCTGTGGAGGAGCGTCCCGAAATCGACCGCTGGATTCTTTCGGTACTCAATACCCTTATCCGCGAGGTCGATGCTGATCTTGACGACTATGAGCCGACCAAGGCGGCCCGTGCAATCAGCGAATTTGTACAGGACAACCTGTCCAACTGGTATGTGCGCCTTAACCGCAAGCGTTTCTGGGGCAAGGAGATGGATGCTGACAAACTGTCGGCATACCAGACACTCTATACCTGTCTTGAGACTGTAGCTCTGCTGATGGCCCCTGTGGCTCCATTCTTTGCCGACCGTCTGTATAAGGACCTGACAGCCGTGACACGCGGTACTACCGAATCGGTGCATCTCGCCCTCTTCCCTCAGGCGGGCGCAAGTGACACTGACCTCGAGGAGCGTATGCGATTGGCACAGCAGATTACATCGATGGTGCTTGCACTTCGCCGCAAGGTAAACATTAAGGTGCGCCAGCCACTGGCTACACTTATGGTGCCTGTCGCCGACGAGCGTCAGGCTGCCATGCTCCGCACTATGGCCGACCTTATTCTCAGCGAGGTCAATGTGAAAGAGATGCGTATAGTGACCGATGAGGATGGCGTGATGGTAAAACGCGTTAAGCCCGACTTCAAGAAGCTCGGCAAGAAGCTCGGCAAGCAGATGAAAGCCGCCGCCGCTGCACTTGCCGCACTGTCGCAGGCCGATATCGCCCGCCTCACCCGTGAAGGCTCGATTACTCTTGACCTTGACGGAGGGGAGGCCACTATAGAGGTGGCCGACGTGGATATCGTGAGTGAGGATATCCCAGGATGGGAGGTCGCTACCGACGGCACTGTCACAGTGGCTCTGGATGTGACTGTAACTGACGAACTGCGTCGTGAGGGTATCGCCCGCGATGTGGTAAACCGCATACAGAATCTACGCAAGGAGCGCGGATTCAACATTACCGACAAAATCCGCCTTCAGTTTGCCCCAAATCCGGCTACCGACGAGGCGCTCGATACGTTTGCCGACTATATAAGCCGTCAGGTACTCGCTACCGAGCTTTCTGTCGCCCCGGTCGACGAATCGGATTCAGATGCTGCAGTTCTTGATATCGACGGTATCACTTTGGTGGCAAGAATAAGCATTGTATAATTACTTATCCCCCTACATTAACACATATGAGTGAAAAAACTCGCTATACCGATGAAGAGCTGCAGGAGTTCAAGGAACTCATACTGAAAAAGCTCGATAAGGCTCAGAAAGACTATGAACTGCTGAAGGCCAACGTGATGAACAGCGACGGCAATGACACAGCCGATACGTCTCCTACATTCAAGGTACTCGAAGAGGGCGCAAGCACTCTCGGTAAGGAGGAAGCCGGCCAGTTGGCTCAGCGTCAGATGAAGTTCATACAGCATCTGCAGGCAGCTCTTATACGTATTGAAAACAAAACATACGGTATCTGTCGCCAAACAGGCAAACTCATACCCAAGGAGCGCCTTATGGCAGTGCCCCATGCTACTCTCAGCGTAGAGGCCAAGGAGTCGGGCCGCAAACGCTGATATACACCTATTGTCTCCGTACCGGTACCTTTCAAGCGGTTGCCGGTACGGGATTTTATTTAAACGTTTTTCCGTATATGAGGCTTTCCAAGGGATGGCTTGCCGCCATTATTATAATTGCCGTGCTGCTTGTGGACCAGATTGTAAAAATCTGGATTAAGACCCATATGTATCTTGGCGAGAGTATTTTTGTTACTGATTGGTTTCAGATATATTTTATCGAGAACAACGGCATGGCTTTCGGTATGGAGATGGGGAGCAAGCTGTTTCTTACCCTGTTCAGAATTGTGGCGGTAGGCGCGCTTATATACGCAATATTCCGCATAAAGGATAAGCCACGGTATTCTGCGGGTTTCATGGCATGCGTGGCGCTGATTACTGCCGGTGCTGCCGGCAATATCATCGATTCGGTGTTTTATGGGATGATATTCAATAATCCTATGCCACCGGCTGTCGCCCAGATGTTTCCGCCTGACGGGGGCTATGCGCCGTTGTTTCACGGAAAGGTAGTGGATATGCTTTATTTTCCGTTATTCAGCTTTTATTGGCCCGACTGGGTGCCGTTTATCGGCGGCCAGTTCTTTCTGTTCTTTCAGCCGATATTCAATATCGCCGACGCCGCTATTACGGTGGGAATTCTCGTCTTGATATTGTTTTACTCAAAGGCCCTGTCCATTCCCGAGGATGAGGAGCCTAAACCTACTGTAGAATGATGCGCCATCGCTCTCTTCTTGTTCCCGCCTCACTGATTCTGCTTGGTGTCGCAGGTGCCTGTGACCGCACTCCTGACTATGTGCTTAAAAAAAAGCAGATGGTCGATCTCCTTACCGACATACATAAGGCAGAGGGGGTGGTCGACCTCAACCGTACCCGTTATGGCTCCGACTCTATGCGTAAGGTCATGAAGCAGTCGGTGCTACTGAGGCATGGGGTCACCCAGGAGCAGTTTGATACATCTATGGTGTGGTATGGCCACAATATAGAAAAATATATTGAGGTGTACGACGATGTGATAGCTCGGCTTGAGTCGGAGGTTGCTGAAGTTGATGCTGACCAAGGTGGGGCGCGTGTCGACATGGCTGTTGTCGGTGACTCGGCCGATGCATGGCCCGAGAGCCGTATGCACCGTTATTTCTACGGACAGCCCGATGCTATGGTGCGTTTCAATCTGAGGCGCGACGAAAACTGGGAGACAGGAGATATCTACACCTGGCGTTTCTATAAAAGCAATATGCAGTCACCGCTTTACTACGCCATTGCCGCGCAGTATACCGACGGAACTTCCGATTATATGACCGGCACAACCACCGGACAAGGCTGGAGCGAGATAGTGATGCAGATTGACACAGCCCGTACGGCACAGAATGTGTATGGCTTCGCCACAGTATCGCCGGCTCCTGGAGAGGCTGCCTATATCGACAGTATCGCACTTGTACGCACGCGTTTCTCTCCCGACCATTACGACCGCGCGTCGGTGCGTACGTATACTCCCGGCCGCGAATAACCCATATGTCAAAGTTACAGTATCTGGCTCTCGGTGTGCTTCACCGCGGACGCTTATATCGCAATTCTATAGTATCGGCTGACGGGGGCAATGTGATAATCCGCCCGTTTGACGGAGAGGTGCCGCAGACGATTTTTGTATCGGGCGTGGTGGCTGTGTGTGCCTCCGAGCGTCTTACCGATGCCCATCGTCGAGCCCTTACCCTGCGCGTGCAGGATGCGCCTCTGCTTGACCGTGCGATAATGCGAGTTGACCGTTATCTTTCGGCTAATTCTTTGTATCTGTCCGACTCTTCGCCGGAGGCAGATGTTGACACCCCTGTGCTTCTGCTTCTGCCGCGCCGGTAACGGGTTTAATAGGCATTAACGAATATTCCCCTTAATATAAAGAGAGCGTTTCACTATCGGTGAAACGCTCTCTTTATATTAAGGGTGACTCAGTGTATCAGAGCTTGGAGTAGATGCGGATGTTGTCGAGGAACCAGCGGTTGGCGGTGGCTGCGGGCCACTGTTCGTCAATCTGACGGATTGTTATTCTGGTATCCTTGTCTATCTTTATGCCGTCGAGGCTGACAGTCGCCTTTATCCATTCGAGTACGTGACCGTTGGGCCAGTTGTGGGTCGGTACGGTGAGGGTGGTCTCGTCGCTGCCGTTCTTGATTATTACAATAAGGTCGACGGGGTCAATCTTGCCTGAACCCTGGCGCATCGGACACCAGTCAAATTCAAGAAGCACACCTGATGCGTCGGCAGGTACAGTTTTAATCGCGGGGAGGACGATGCCGGCCTGGTAAGATGTTTTTCCGAATTTCAGGTAGTTCTCCTGAATGTAGATACATTCTCCAGCTGTCTTTGTGGTGACGCGGAGGAACTCGTATCCGAGGCTCTCGGCATATTCGAGTGCTGTGGTACCGTTGGCGGATGCCTTGACAATCTGTGGGGCTGTGGCATTGAGATCGTCGGTCTCGACAGTGCGGCCGGCTCCACTTGCCTGGGCGAACGGTGCAAGCCATTCGAAATCTTCGCTCCAATAGATTACCTGGGCTTCTCCGAGGTCAGTCACGGATTCGAGGTAGATGCGCACATATGGTGCAGCCACGCCTGCGAAATAACCAAAGGCTTTTATGGTATGTCCTTCGAGGTCGCTCAGATTGACTGATGCCGGCACATCGGCAAGTGTTATGGCATATTTGGCATCGGCTACTGTGATTGTCTTGCCAGCAAGCACTCCCTCAACGGCCACATAGTCGCGCTTTGTCGAGGTATATGTGTCGATATCGGCTGTGATATCGGTAGCCTCTGCTCGGTTTATGGTGTTGTTGCTTGAGTTGACAGTCATCTCTTCTGCCTCGAGATATGCCATCTTCTGGCTATCCGACATCTTCTGGGCTTTTACTGTCACCTTGTCGCCTGCCTGAGCCTGCTGTTTGCTCTTCAGATAAATGTAATCCGAGCAGTTGTCATCGGATAGTATGTAGCCTTCGGAGGTCTTTGATATTACGAGAGCATCGGTGAAAACCATATAGGTCTCGTCGGCTACTTCATAAACTTTGTCGGGAGTATACTGTGTACAGTCGCGGTAGTTGTCGCCTCTCTGAGAGACAACTACGGCAGAACGGCTGGCAAGTGTGGCGCCCTTGAACACCAGTTCAGCTTTCCTCGGGTTATCGAGCGCACCTTCGCGGAGGTTGTCTATTACGCATACTGTCACTTCGGTTATGCCTTCTCCGGTGGCTGGTGACACTGTAATCCATTCCGGAGCCTCGGCTTCCCATCGGGCATCGGAATATACTGTGATAATCTGGGGAGTCGCCTCCAGACCGTCGAAAGTAAGGCTGTTGGCGCTGGCAAGCACTGCCTTGGCCTTTGATGCGTTGTCATCATCATCGTTGCATCCCGATACGAGGCACGCGGTCAGCAGCACGAGCGCTGTCATTATATAATGTTGGATTTTCATCGTTGTAATTGTTGTTAAATAAACAATGAGGTATTTATAAGAAACTGTTCATGATAAATCAGACCAGTCGTTTAGAACCAGCCGGGGTTCTGAACAAGAGGATATCCGGCTGCCTTATATAGATCGATATCGTAGGAGGATATGGGGTAGTAGTAGTCGCGATCTTCGTTGAAGGGGGTGCGTTCTACCGTGCCATGATAGTTTACATATCCTTTGTCGCCCTGTGTGAGCTTTACTTCCGAACCAATCATGTATACCTGTGCGCCGGCCACGTCGGGCTTGGCCTGGTCGGCTCTGTAGAGTACAATCTCAGGTTTTCCGTCGCCATCAAGATCGTATGAACCGGCTCCGGGGAAATACATTCCGGTGATAGGCTGGTCATAGCATTTTCCGGCTTTCCATCGGCGTATGTCGGCCCAGCGGTCGCCCTCCTGGCTCAGCTCTACGGCACGTTCGCGACGAATCTCAAGAATCACGCCTTTGTTTGCTCCGCCTACGTTGGGATATCCGTATTCTGTCGACGAGAGATAGTAGTCTGGGTTTGCGTTGGCTTCAGCCATGTCGAGATGAGGCATGCTCACGCGGTCACGTATTTTGTTGACGGTCTTGTCGAGGTCATCCTGTGTGAGTTCGCCAAGTTCGGCACGTGCTTCTGCGTAGTTGAGCATTACCTCGGCAATACGGAATACGGGAAGGTCGTTGCTGCAGTAGTCGTTGCGTGTGACGCCGTCGGGCACGAATTTAATCGGGTTGTAGCCGGTCACTGACTCCGAGAGGTTGGGATTATGTACCTTCTTGTTGAGGGTAAATCCGGGAGTGCGAATTGACTGGCTCAGGCGAGGGTCGCGGTTTTTGATTTCGTCGGCATATGTCATTTCCTGCCATCCGGCACGGTCGGTAAATTTTGTGCCGTCTTTCATCAGATACATGTTGATAAACTTGCGGGTGTATCCTGGCATGCCGCGGGCTGTTGTAAATGAGAATCCATATGCGTCGTGGCACATTGGAATCTTGTTGTCATACTTTATGGCGAGGATATACTCGTCGGCGTTGGCGTTTTCAGCTATGAAGAGGTCGCGGTAGTCGGATGCAGGCTTGCCTGACGACCATATTTTGTATGGACCGTTTTCGATAAGTTCGGCTGCAGCCTCGGCCGACTGTTTCAGATAGTATTCCGCATCGTGACCTTCAATCTGTAGTCCGTGGTATTTGCGGAATGTACCTTCAAAGAGGCAGAACTGTGATTTCAGAGCGAGAGCAGCCCATTTTGTCACACGATAGGGCACATTGGTCTGCGCTTTGTGGTCGGGCAGATTCTCGATTGCATAATTGACATCCTCGAGCATCTTGGTCATAACCAGTTCGCGTGAATCGCGAGCTTTGTACAGCAAGTCCTTGTTGGTAGAGCCTATCTGAGTGTCGTACCAGGGCACATCGCCAAAGCGCACTACCTTGTCGAAATAGAAATATGCACGGAAGAATCTGGTTATAGCAGTGTATTTAACTACGGCTGAAGGATTGTCGCACTTGTCGACATTCTCCAGAAGTGTGTTGATACGTCGCAGGTCGGTCCACTTCCATCCACCGCCGCCCGAGGTCTTCGGGATAGGGCGGAATGATCCTCCGCGGAGTTCATTGCTTAAGTCCTGGGCTACGATGAGGTCGCTCTGACTGTCGTAGGCTTTTTTAGGAAGGATATTGTTGTAAAACGGGTTGGAGAACAGCATCAGGTCGTTCTCGGTATTGAAGTAGTCTTTGTCGGTAATGCGGTCCTGGGGTTCCAGATCGAGCGCGTCGTCGCATGATGTCGCTCCGACAGCAAGAAGCATCACGATGGGGATTATATATTTTTTCATGATTATACGGCTTTTACAGGATTAGAATGTAATGTCGAGGCCAAACATGAATGTCTTCTGCCAGGGGTAGAATGCGTTGTTGGCGTCGGCACCGGTCTTGTCTCCGCGTTGTATGGCGGCTTCGGGGTCAACATATTTTGTATGCTTCTTCATGGGCGACCAGTAATGGAGGTTTTCTCCGGAGAAGTATACGCGTACCTGGTCTATGCCTGCCTTCTTTGTCACTTTTGCGGGAATGGTGTATCCTACGGTGAGATTTTTCAGACGCAGGTAGCGGGCGTTCTGCAGGTATCGGTCGTTGGCATCGCGCAGGTATCCGCCGGTCGACATATTGGAGCGCGGGCGTATGAAGTATGCGTCGGGATTGTCCTCAGCCCATACATTGTCGAGGAAATTGGTCGGAATGAAGGAGTTGTAGGGATATCCGTATGCACCCCAGAAGGGCATCGACTGGTTTTCGGGATACCAATAGTGGTTGCCGGTGCCCTGGAAGAATACAGAGACGTCGAATCCGAAGTATCGTATGCTGCCTGTGATGCCATATGATAGGCTGGGGAGCGAGTTGCCTATGATAGTGCGGTCGCCGGGAGCGTCGGCAGTCTCGTTGCCTGTCTCGCCGATGAATCCATCGCCGTCAAGGTCAAGAATCTTGAGGTCGCCGGCTTTCCATCCGCCGGTAAGGTTGCCTGTGAGTCGCGATGAGAAAGTATGTGAGGCTGCATATTGGGCGGCTTCTTCATCGGTC containing:
- a CDS encoding PTS galactitol transporter subunit IIC, whose translation is MEEVFKYIIGLGAAVMMPIIFTILGLCIGIRLGDALKSGLKVGVGFVGLSIVTALLTTTLGPALDGVVEIYDLQLHVFDMGWPAAAAVAYNTAVGAFIIPVCLGVNLLMLVTRTTRTVNIDLWNYWHFAFIGAVVYFASGSLATGFFGAIVCYIITLVIADMTASKFQQFYKGMDGISIPQPFCAGFAPFAWIINKALDRIPGMNRLEIDAEGLKKKFGLLGEPLFLGVVVGIGIGCLTCRSFGEIADRIPYILGLGIKMGAVMELIPRITVLFIEGLKPISDATRSLIARKFKGAEGLSIGMSPALVIGHPTTLVVSLLLIPVTLLLAVVLPGNQFLPLASLAGMFYVFPLVLPFTKGNVVKTFIVGLVVMVIALYSVTALASWFSLAARDVYAATGDSAVAIPQGFEGGSLDFAGSPMAWIVFQFTNNMGYIGVGLISLLTMGLVAWNRFRIAGLSSAREPETV
- the kduI gene encoding 5-dehydro-4-deoxy-D-glucuronate isomerase, giving the protein MKKNLTLALAMTAIAASAQTSYSILRACHPDDVKHYDTDQLRSHFMMPKVMEQDKVNLTYSLYDRIVYGGVVPVEKAVELESIEPLKSQYFLERRELGVINVGGDGIVSVDGKEYELHFKDALYVGRGNKNVTFRSKDAANPARFYLNSTPAHKAYKTQLVTIDGRKGSIKANSFAAGKMEESNDRVINQLIVSNVLEEGPCQLQMGLTELKPGSVWNTMPAHTHDRRVEVYFYFNVPEGNAICHLMGEPQENRLIWLHNEQAVMAPEWSIHAAAGTSNYMFIWGMGGENLDYGDMDKVTYLEMR
- the ileS gene encoding isoleucine--tRNA ligase, with amino-acid sequence MSKKFNEYDKLNLSEVNRQVLQGWNDEHLFEQSMKVREGAPSFVFYEGPPSANGMPGIHHVIARTIKDTFCRYKTMKGFQVKRKAGWDTHGLPVELGVEKSLGIKKTDIGTKISVDEYNAACRREVMKYTREWENLTNSMGYWVDMNDPYITYDNRFIESVWWLLSQLHKKGYLYKGYTIQPYSPAAGTGLSSHELNQPGCYRDVKDTTVTAQFVIEEPKPEMAEWGTPVFLAWTTTPWTLPSNTALCVGPKIEYALVRTFNPYTGDKISAIMAKDRVAAYFKPEGAEAEMVYTPGDKVVPYRVAAVYAASDLIGMRYRQLMPWVKPCEKVNHLAPEFVRGYASAHPDKTFTAGRDTFVELADEAFRVIPGDYVTTEDGTGIVHIAPTFGADDAKVAKAAGVPGLYMVTPKGETRPMVDLTGKYYTVDELAPSFVEACVDTSAYTRHAGEYVKNAYDPRFNPDGKYDEAVAAKAEDLNIVIAMEMKKAGEAFRIEKHVHNYPHCWRTDKPVLYYPLDSWFIRTTAAREALMANNKTIKWKPEATGTGRFGKWLENLQDWNLSRSRYWGTPLPIWRNADGTEEICIDSVATLYSEIDKAVEAGVMKSNPYRDRGFVPGDYSKDNYEKIDLHRPYVDDIVLVSPTGQPMHRELDLIDVWFDSGSMPYAQIHYPFENKDAFDRGDLFPADFIAEGVDQTRGWFFTLHAIAGMVFDSVAYKAVVSNGLVLDKNGNKMSKRLGNAVDPFKAIETYGSDPLRWYMISNSSPWDNLKYDPAGVEETVRKFFGTLFNTYSFFALYANVDGFDNSQPQIPVEERPEIDRWILSVLNTLIREVDADLDDYEPTKAARAISEFVQDNLSNWYVRLNRKRFWGKEMDADKLSAYQTLYTCLETVALLMAPVAPFFADRLYKDLTAVTRGTTESVHLALFPQAGASDTDLEERMRLAQQITSMVLALRRKVNIKVRQPLATLMVPVADERQAAMLRTMADLILSEVNVKEMRIVTDEDGVMVKRVKPDFKKLGKKLGKQMKAAAAALAALSQADIARLTREGSITLDLDGGEATIEVADVDIVSEDIPGWEVATDGTVTVALDVTVTDELRREGIARDVVNRIQNLRKERGFNITDKIRLQFAPNPATDEALDTFADYISRQVLATELSVAPVDESDSDAAVLDIDGITLVARISIV
- a CDS encoding TraR/DksA family transcriptional regulator, which translates into the protein MSEKTRYTDEELQEFKELILKKLDKAQKDYELLKANVMNSDGNDTADTSPTFKVLEEGASTLGKEEAGQLAQRQMKFIQHLQAALIRIENKTYGICRQTGKLIPKERLMAVPHATLSVEAKESGRKR
- a CDS encoding lipoprotein signal peptidase is translated as MRLSKGWLAAIIIIAVLLVDQIVKIWIKTHMYLGESIFVTDWFQIYFIENNGMAFGMEMGSKLFLTLFRIVAVGALIYAIFRIKDKPRYSAGFMACVALITAGAAGNIIDSVFYGMIFNNPMPPAVAQMFPPDGGYAPLFHGKVVDMLYFPLFSFYWPDWVPFIGGQFFLFFQPIFNIADAAITVGILVLILFYSKALSIPEDEEPKPTVE
- a CDS encoding DUF4296 domain-containing protein; translation: MMRHRSLLVPASLILLGVAGACDRTPDYVLKKKQMVDLLTDIHKAEGVVDLNRTRYGSDSMRKVMKQSVLLRHGVTQEQFDTSMVWYGHNIEKYIEVYDDVIARLESEVAEVDADQGGARVDMAVVGDSADAWPESRMHRYFYGQPDAMVRFNLRRDENWETGDIYTWRFYKSNMQSPLYYAIAAQYTDGTSDYMTGTTTGQGWSEIVMQIDTARTAQNVYGFATVSPAPGEAAYIDSIALVRTRFSPDHYDRASVRTYTPGRE